In Cherax quadricarinatus isolate ZL_2023a chromosome 71, ASM3850222v1, whole genome shotgun sequence, one DNA window encodes the following:
- the LOC138854817 gene encoding uncharacterized protein produces the protein MTTETFVKLFRRFTARFSCPRLIISDNGTSFRAADKVFRNLRDNGEVREHLKRIECEWRFIAPRAPWQGGFYERMVGTVKRCIRKVLHGRRVSCDELRTVLVEIEARVNNRPLTYVQNGIDEQEALTPNHMLFGRRIEPFPAILSQSSKELDYYGPDGPPINEELHRSHNRLVNILDKWNQVWRRDYLTTLREHFYGADPEANKMMLSEGDLVLVESEAPRAHWPLGLVVSTHPDKAGRLRMVKVRMNGVETIRPINRLLPLEVHTVGPGHEKSDQRLSELSGRTTRRTALESRAHWGGLREADLI, from the coding sequence atgacgacagagactttcgtgaagttgttcaggaggtttactgccagattctcgtgcccgcgattgattatctcggacaatggcacaagctttagggcggccgataaagttttcaggaatcttagggacaacggagaagtacgagaacacctgaagagaatagagtgcgagtggaggttcatagctcccagggcaccctggcaagggggattctatgaacgcatggtgggcacagtcaaaaggtgcattcggaaggtcttgcacggcaggagggtgagctgtgatgaactgaggacagtgttagttgagatagaggcaagagttaataacaggcctctgacctacgtacaaaatgggattgacgagcaagaagctctcacccccaatcacatgctgtttggaagaaggattgagcccttccccgcaattttgagtcagtcttccaaggagctggattattatgggccagatggtccccccatcaatgaagaactgcacaggagtcacaacagactggtgaacatcctggacaaatggaaccaggtgtggcgcagggattatttgacaaccttgcgggaacatttctatggtgccgaccccgaggcgaataagatgatgctaagtgaaggggacctggtgctggtagaatccgaggcgccgagggcacactggcctcttggcctggtagtgtcaacccacccagacaaggctgggcggttgagaatggtgaaagtgagaatgaacggtgtcgagactataagacccatcaacaggcttttgcctctcgaggtccacacggtgggaccgggacatgagaaatcagaccagaggttgagtgagctgagcggccggacgacccgtcgaacggcgctcgagtccagggcccactgggggggcctgcgggaggcagacttgatctag